A stretch of the Arvicanthis niloticus isolate mArvNil1 chromosome 17, mArvNil1.pat.X, whole genome shotgun sequence genome encodes the following:
- the Pdcd1 gene encoding programmed cell death protein 1: MWVQQVPWSLIWAVLQLSWQSGWLLEVPNGPWRPLTFSPAWLRVSEGANATFTCSFSNWSEDLRLNWYRLSPSNQTEKQAAFCNGFSQPVRDARFQIIQLPSGHDFHMNILDTRRNDSGIYLCGAISLPPKTQIKESPGAELVVTERILKNSTRYPSPSPKQEGQFQGLVIGIMSVLVGIPILLLLAWALAAFCSTGISEARGAGSKEHPLKEEHSAAPVPSVAYEELDFQGREKTPELPIPCVHTEYATIVFTEGLGASAIGRRGSADGPQGPRPPRHEDGHCSWPL, encoded by the exons ATGTGGGTCCAGCAGGTACCCTGGTCACTCATTTGGGCTGTGCTGCAATTGAGCTGGCAATCAGGGTGGCTTCTAG AGGTCCCCAACGGGCCCTGGAGGCCCCTCACCTTCTCCCCAGCCTGGCTCAGAGTGTCAGAGGGAGCAAATGCCACCTTTACCTGCAGTTTCTCCAACTGGTCGGAGGATCTTAGGCTGAACTGGTACCGTCTGAGTCCCAGCAATCAGACTGAAAAACAGGCTGCCTTCTGCAACGGTTTCAGCCAGCCGGTCCGGGATGCCCGCTTCCAGATCATACAACTGCCCAGTGGGCATGACTTCCACATGAACATCCTTGACACACGGCGTAACGACAGTGGCATCTACCTCTGTGGGGCTATCTCCCTGCCCCCCAAGACACAAATCAAGGAGAGCCCTGGAGCAGAGCTCGTGGTAACAG AGAGAATCCTGAAGAACTCAACAAGATATCCCAGCCCCTCACCCAAGCAAGAAGGCCAGTTTCAAGGCTTGGTTATTGGTATCATGAGCGTCCTAGTGGGTATCCCCATATTGTTGCTCCTGGCCTGGGCCCTAGCTGCCTTCTGCTCAACAGGTATATCAG aggccagaggagctgGAAGCAAGGAACACCCTCTG AAGGAGGAGCATTCAGCAGCACCTGTCCCCAGTGTGGCCTACGAGGAGCTGGACTTCCAGGGGCGAGAGAAGACACCAGAGCTCCCTATCCCCTGTGTGCACACAGAATATGCCACCATTGTCTTCACTGAAGGACTGGGCGCCTCAGCCATAGGACGTAGGGGCTCAGCTGATGGCCCCCAGGGTCCTCGGCCTCCAAGACATGAGGATGGACACTGCTCTTGGCCTCTTTGA